The following coding sequences lie in one Borreliella spielmanii genomic window:
- the metK gene encoding methionine adenosyltransferase, producing the protein MNKIIAANQTLTSEAVSEGHPDKIADQISDAILDEMLKIDKNAKVACEVIIAQNLVVVAGEINSPVKKAIDIKEIAKNIIKDIGYTNIDYGLDYKTITVIDAVGNQSRDIINAIEKKGSNALGAGDQGIIFGYACDETKNFLPAPYELANSILKQASNLRKSGAIKWLRPDSKSQVTMEYDKNRRPIKIKNIVVSHQHHPNISKKLMRQTIIEEIIKPAIQDKSILDENTTYCINPSGNFVIGGPTGDTGLTGRKIIADSYGGFARHGGGAYSGKDATKVDRSAAYMARYIAKNMVAAGISKEFELQLAYAIGIENPISIQITAGINDPKYENEILNFIINNFDLTPNGIIEKLKLKQPIYLKTCTYGHFGKNEFEWEKLDFVKKIQTVLKK; encoded by the coding sequence ATGAATAAAATAATAGCAGCTAACCAAACTTTAACTTCTGAGGCTGTATCTGAAGGGCATCCAGATAAAATTGCAGATCAAATCTCTGATGCAATACTTGATGAAATGCTAAAAATAGACAAAAATGCAAAAGTGGCTTGCGAAGTCATAATTGCGCAAAATTTAGTAGTGGTAGCAGGAGAAATAAATAGTCCTGTAAAAAAAGCTATAGATATAAAAGAAATTGCTAAAAACATTATTAAAGACATAGGCTATACAAATATTGATTATGGGCTTGATTACAAAACAATAACAGTAATAGACGCCGTTGGTAATCAATCGCGTGACATCATAAACGCAATTGAAAAAAAAGGGTCTAATGCCCTTGGAGCAGGTGATCAGGGAATAATATTTGGATATGCTTGCGATGAAACAAAAAATTTTTTACCTGCTCCTTATGAACTTGCTAATTCAATTCTAAAACAAGCTAGCAATCTTAGAAAATCGGGAGCAATAAAATGGTTGCGACCCGACTCAAAATCTCAAGTTACTATGGAATACGATAAAAACAGAAGACCTATAAAAATAAAAAATATTGTGGTCTCTCACCAACACCACCCAAATATCTCCAAAAAACTAATGCGACAAACAATAATTGAAGAAATTATCAAGCCTGCCATTCAAGACAAATCAATACTTGATGAAAATACTACTTATTGTATCAATCCTTCTGGAAATTTTGTAATTGGAGGGCCTACCGGAGACACAGGTCTTACAGGGAGAAAAATTATTGCTGATAGTTATGGAGGATTTGCAAGACATGGAGGAGGAGCATACAGCGGTAAAGATGCCACAAAAGTTGACAGATCAGCTGCCTACATGGCAAGATATATCGCAAAAAATATGGTAGCAGCCGGCATTTCTAAAGAATTTGAACTACAACTTGCATATGCAATTGGAATTGAAAACCCAATATCTATTCAAATAACTGCAGGAATAAATGATCCTAAATATGAAAACGAAATATTAAATTTCATTATCAATAACTTCGATTTAACTCCCAACGGTATAATTGAAAAATTAAAACTAAAACAACCCATATATCTTAAAACTTGTACCTATGGTCATTTTGGAAAAAATGAATTTGAATGGGAAAAATTAGATTTTGTAAAAAAAATACAAACGGTGCTAAAAAAATGA
- a CDS encoding 5'-methylthioadenosine/adenosylhomocysteine nucleosidase, translating into MILIISAMQEEAEEINKMIDEKKEVVLNDYLENKKIYKGKILGKDVISLTTGIGKVNAATWSNQIISKYKITHIINSGSSGGIKENSNLKILDIVVSSQAAYYDFNLTKFGHKLGQVPNLPQKFNADEELLKKAVNIIDNKLLNIDIHIGLILTGDQFIDNEKTLEIIKNNFKDALAVDMEGAAIAQVAYIFKIPFIIIRSISDLPNNKDNHIDFNKFLKTSSINSSKMTKELIRLI; encoded by the coding sequence ATGATTTTGATAATATCAGCTATGCAAGAAGAAGCAGAAGAAATAAATAAAATGATTGATGAAAAAAAAGAAGTTGTATTAAACGACTACTTAGAAAATAAAAAAATTTATAAAGGAAAAATTTTGGGAAAAGATGTAATATCTTTAACTACAGGAATTGGAAAAGTTAACGCAGCTACTTGGAGTAATCAAATCATATCTAAATATAAAATCACTCATATAATAAACTCTGGAAGTTCTGGCGGAATAAAAGAAAACTCTAACCTTAAAATATTAGATATCGTAGTATCCTCACAAGCAGCATACTATGATTTTAACTTAACCAAGTTTGGACACAAACTAGGACAAGTCCCTAATTTACCACAAAAGTTTAACGCAGATGAAGAGTTATTGAAAAAAGCAGTCAACATTATTGACAACAAACTTTTAAACATTGATATACATATCGGCTTAATACTAACAGGAGATCAATTTATTGACAATGAAAAAACTCTTGAAATAATTAAAAATAATTTCAAAGATGCTTTAGCTGTAGATATGGAAGGAGCTGCAATAGCTCAAGTAGCATACATATTTAAAATACCATTCATAATAATTCGTTCAATTTCTGATTTACCAAACAATAAAGACAACCATATAGACTTTAATAAATTTTTAAAAACATCATCAATAAATTCAAGCAAAATGACAAAGGAACTTATTAGGCTAATATGA
- the pdeB gene encoding cyclic di-GMP phosphodiesterase PdeB, whose translation MQNFESIIKNIKNSSYLIDKEFLVWPENAFIGEKNFELIEKWNLKSYIKERTNFFSDDSVKREYEEIHKKFNEEAISSYHVIISNLEEIYENCKRNKKIYYQDIMPTVKKVMEFYKKQKKIFIKYFRIPKLSANYHIIHSVNTALLTVALGNEMGLNNYKTVELCSIALLHKIGFLFIPSKISEKKEALTDEELEIIKKYPIISYKVASTSNLSRSICLTLLTHKENLDGTGYPKGLTSDNISIESNIIGAASAYSAIILDKTYKKSFNSGASIIELIKDADKKFDKRVLKLIINAISSCPLDFIVELNDNSIAKIVDIDDSNPNLPYVSYIIKNRKVVDKNEPSVQAIPNTNTGIKKILNQDEIELIKNKYSLTDSI comes from the coding sequence ATGCAAAATTTTGAAAGCATTATTAAAAATATAAAAAATTCATCATATTTAATAGACAAGGAATTCTTGGTTTGGCCTGAAAATGCATTTATTGGAGAGAAAAATTTTGAGCTTATTGAAAAATGGAACTTAAAATCATACATTAAAGAGAGAACAAATTTTTTCAGCGATGATTCTGTTAAAAGAGAATATGAAGAAATACATAAAAAATTCAACGAAGAGGCTATTTCTAGTTATCATGTAATAATAAGCAATTTAGAAGAAATTTATGAAAATTGCAAAAGAAATAAAAAAATATATTACCAAGATATTATGCCTACTGTAAAAAAAGTAATGGAATTCTACAAAAAACAGAAAAAAATTTTCATCAAATATTTTAGAATTCCCAAGCTTTCTGCAAACTATCACATTATTCATTCAGTAAACACAGCTCTCTTGACAGTAGCCCTTGGTAATGAAATGGGACTAAATAACTACAAAACAGTAGAACTTTGTAGTATTGCACTTTTACATAAAATAGGATTTCTATTTATCCCATCAAAAATTAGCGAAAAAAAAGAAGCATTAACTGATGAAGAACTAGAAATAATAAAAAAATATCCCATAATAAGCTATAAAGTAGCTTCAACAAGCAATTTGTCAAGATCAATATGTTTAACACTTTTAACACATAAAGAAAATCTAGACGGCACAGGCTATCCTAAAGGATTAACCAGTGACAACATTAGCATAGAATCAAACATAATAGGCGCTGCTAGCGCCTATTCCGCTATCATTTTAGATAAGACATATAAAAAATCTTTTAATTCTGGGGCATCTATTATTGAATTGATTAAAGATGCTGACAAAAAATTTGACAAAAGGGTTTTAAAGTTAATAATCAATGCAATATCTTCTTGCCCTTTAGACTTTATTGTAGAACTTAATGACAATTCTATAGCCAAAATAGTAGACATAGATGATTCTAACCCAAATCTACCATATGTAAGTTATATAATAAAAAATAGAAAAGTTGTAGACAAAAATGAGCCTAGCGTTCAGGCTATACCAAACACAAACACAGGAATAAAAAAAATACTCAATCAAGATGAAATAGAACTAATTAAAAATAAATATTCTTTAACAGATAGTATATAA
- the gltX gene encoding glutamate--tRNA ligase: MSIRVRYAPSPTGLQHIGGIRTALFNYFFAKSCGGKFLLRIEDTDQSRYFPEAENDLYSSLKWLGISFDEGPVVGGDYAPYVQSQRSEIYKQYVKYLIESGHAYYCYCTPERLERIKKIQNINKMPPGYDRHCRNLSDEEVESAIIKKIKPVVRFKIPLEGDTSFEDILLGKITWSNKDISPDPIILKSDGLPTYHLANVVDDYLMKITHVLRAQEWVSSGPLHALLYKAFKWKPPIYCHLPMVMGNDGQKLSKRHGSTALRQFIEDGYLPEAIINYITLLGWSYDDKREFFSKDDLEQFFSIEKINKSPAIFDYHKLDFFNSYYIREKKDEDLCNLLLPFFQKKGYVSNPITLEEGQQLKSLVPLIKSRIKKLSDALNMTKFFYEDIKSWDLNEFLSRKKTAKEICSILELIKPVLEGFEKRSSKENDKIFYDFAENNGFKLGEILLPIRIAVLGSKVSPPLFDSLKLIGKFKVFERIKLAQEFLRINSY; encoded by the coding sequence TTGAGTATAAGAGTTCGTTATGCGCCTTCTCCAACGGGTTTGCAACATATTGGTGGGATTAGAACAGCTTTGTTTAATTATTTTTTTGCAAAGTCTTGTGGGGGTAAATTTTTACTTAGAATTGAGGATACAGATCAGAGCAGATATTTTCCAGAAGCTGAGAATGACCTTTATTCAAGTCTTAAATGGCTTGGTATTTCTTTTGATGAAGGGCCTGTTGTAGGAGGTGATTATGCGCCTTATGTTCAGTCTCAAAGAAGTGAAATATATAAGCAATATGTTAAATATTTAATTGAATCTGGGCATGCTTATTATTGTTATTGTACCCCTGAAAGGTTGGAAAGGATTAAGAAAATTCAAAATATTAATAAGATGCCACCCGGATATGATAGGCATTGTAGAAATTTGAGCGATGAGGAAGTTGAGAGTGCGATAATTAAAAAAATTAAGCCTGTTGTCAGATTTAAAATTCCTTTAGAAGGGGACACTAGCTTTGAGGATATTTTGCTTGGAAAGATTACATGGTCGAATAAGGACATTAGTCCTGATCCTATAATCCTTAAGTCAGATGGACTGCCGACTTATCATCTTGCAAATGTTGTTGATGATTATTTAATGAAAATTACGCATGTATTAAGGGCTCAAGAATGGGTTTCTTCAGGCCCATTACACGCACTTCTTTATAAGGCTTTTAAATGGAAGCCGCCTATTTATTGCCATCTTCCAATGGTTATGGGAAATGATGGCCAAAAATTAAGCAAAAGACATGGATCAACAGCTTTAAGGCAGTTTATTGAAGATGGGTATCTTCCAGAAGCTATTATTAATTATATTACTTTACTTGGTTGGTCTTATGATGATAAGAGAGAATTTTTTTCAAAAGATGACCTTGAGCAATTTTTTTCAATTGAGAAGATTAATAAATCCCCTGCAATTTTTGATTATCATAAGTTAGATTTTTTCAATAGCTACTATATTAGAGAAAAAAAAGATGAAGATTTATGTAATCTTTTACTTCCTTTTTTCCAAAAAAAGGGGTATGTTTCTAATCCTATTACTTTAGAGGAGGGCCAGCAATTAAAATCATTAGTGCCTCTTATAAAGAGTAGAATTAAAAAACTAAGTGATGCTTTAAATATGACTAAATTTTTTTATGAGGACATTAAATCTTGGGATTTAAATGAGTTTTTAAGTAGAAAAAAAACAGCCAAGGAGATTTGTTCTATTTTAGAATTAATAAAGCCTGTTTTAGAAGGATTTGAAAAAAGATCGTCAAAGGAGAATGATAAAATTTTTTATGATTTTGCTGAGAATAATGGTTTTAAATTGGGAGAAATTCTTCTTCCTATTAGAATTGCAGTGCTTGGCAGTAAAGTTTCTCCACCACTTTTTGATTCTTTGAAATTAATAGGTAAGTTTAAAGTTTTTGAAAGAATAAAATTGGCACAAGAATTTTTAAGAATAAATAGTTATTAA
- a CDS encoding glycine--tRNA ligase, whose amino-acid sequence MVRMEDIISLAKRKGFVFQSSEVYGGLSGAWDYGPLGVELKENIKREWWKSVVYLHENIVGLDSAIFMRPEIWKASGHIDGFSDSMVDCKNCKSRFRADFVDLAKNCPNCKAGNNFTSPRSFNLMFKTHIGVVEGSSSEIYLRPETAQGIFVNFKNVLDSSRLKIPFGIAQVGKAFRNEIVTKNFIFRTCEFEQMEMQFFVHPKQIDEWFCYWQQNRMNFFIETLKIRPNKLRFKAHDSTQLAHYAKSAFDIEYEFPFGFQEVEGIHNRGNYDLTQHSKFSNNPKIFEYHDLLTKERYVPYVIETSAGLTRSVLMTLCDAYSEEELSDGDRRIVLRLHPKLAPYKIAIFPLVKKVELVEVARRIYVELCDDFHIFYDDSGTIGKRYRRQDEIGTPYCVTVDYNTIEDETVTVRERNNMTQKRIFINDLYAYIKTEILNYKEDFNK is encoded by the coding sequence ATGGTTAGAATGGAAGATATTATTTCTCTTGCAAAAAGAAAAGGATTTGTATTTCAGTCTTCAGAAGTTTATGGAGGTCTTTCAGGAGCTTGGGATTACGGTCCTTTGGGAGTTGAGCTTAAAGAAAATATAAAAAGAGAGTGGTGGAAAAGTGTGGTTTACTTGCATGAAAATATTGTAGGTTTAGACAGCGCTATTTTTATGCGACCTGAAATTTGGAAAGCATCCGGGCATATTGATGGTTTTTCAGACTCTATGGTTGATTGCAAAAATTGTAAGAGTAGATTTAGAGCTGATTTTGTTGATTTAGCAAAAAATTGTCCAAATTGTAAAGCTGGGAATAATTTTACGTCTCCGAGAAGTTTTAATTTAATGTTTAAGACGCATATTGGAGTAGTAGAGGGCAGTTCTAGTGAGATTTATTTAAGACCCGAGACAGCACAAGGAATTTTTGTTAATTTTAAAAATGTTTTGGATTCTTCAAGGCTTAAGATTCCTTTTGGAATTGCCCAGGTAGGTAAAGCTTTTAGAAATGAGATAGTTACTAAAAATTTTATATTTAGAACTTGTGAGTTTGAGCAAATGGAAATGCAGTTTTTTGTACATCCTAAGCAAATAGATGAATGGTTTTGTTATTGGCAGCAAAATAGAATGAACTTTTTTATAGAAACTCTTAAAATTAGGCCTAATAAATTAAGATTTAAAGCTCACGATTCAACACAACTTGCTCATTATGCAAAATCTGCATTTGATATTGAGTATGAATTTCCGTTTGGATTTCAGGAAGTAGAAGGTATTCACAATAGAGGTAATTATGATTTAACTCAACACTCTAAATTTTCTAACAATCCTAAAATATTTGAATATCATGATTTGTTAACAAAAGAGAGATATGTGCCTTATGTTATTGAAACTTCTGCGGGGCTTACTAGATCTGTTTTGATGACCCTCTGTGATGCCTATTCTGAGGAGGAGCTCTCAGATGGAGATAGGCGTATTGTCTTGCGATTACATCCTAAGTTGGCTCCTTATAAGATTGCTATATTTCCTCTTGTTAAAAAAGTTGAGCTTGTTGAGGTTGCTAGAAGAATTTATGTGGAGCTTTGTGATGATTTTCATATTTTTTACGATGATAGTGGAACAATAGGTAAAAGGTATAGACGCCAAGATGAAATAGGAACTCCTTATTGTGTAACGGTAGACTACAATACTATTGAGGATGAAACAGTTACTGTTAGAGAAAGAAATAATATGACCCAGAAGAGAATTTTTATTAATGATTTATATGCTTACATTAAAACGGAGATTTTAAATTACAAAGAGGATTTTAATAAATGA
- the tyrS gene encoding tyrosine--tRNA ligase: MNPALNLLHKRGFLKQCTSLRVLSDLMDREKVVFYAGVDATSNSLHIGHLIPFLAMMHLRQHGHIPIVLIGDSTTKIGDPSGKSEMRKILSSEEISNNAFSIKNQLQRITKFSSTCFIHNSNWLDNLNYIEFLRDIGIHFSINRMLSFETYKRRLDFGLSFIEFNYQLLQSYDYYMLNKIKNCRLQIGGDDQWGNIVSGIDLIKRKAGVEAFGLTFPLITRSDGKKMGKSEKGAVYLDSSLYSIYDFYQYFRNTSDSDVKTFLYLFTFLEEDKIELISNFNGNSLNKAKEILAFEITKIVHGEAEALKVQEASFAAFRGKGDRSNIPFFKFSFSSLEEVVLLIDLMLDSKIVPSKSEGRRLINSGGVYINGKRVENPSHCLTREDFNNNEIELRVGKKKILRIVL, encoded by the coding sequence ATGAATCCTGCGTTAAATCTTTTACATAAGCGTGGATTTTTAAAGCAATGTACGTCTTTGAGAGTTTTAAGTGATCTAATGGATAGAGAAAAAGTAGTTTTTTATGCAGGAGTTGATGCAACATCTAATTCTCTTCATATTGGTCATTTGATTCCTTTTTTAGCGATGATGCATCTCAGGCAACATGGTCATATACCAATTGTTTTAATTGGGGATTCTACAACAAAAATAGGTGATCCTTCTGGAAAAAGTGAGATGAGAAAGATTTTATCTTCAGAAGAGATTAGTAATAATGCTTTTTCGATAAAAAATCAACTTCAAAGAATAACGAAGTTTAGTTCAACATGTTTTATTCATAATTCAAATTGGTTAGATAATCTCAATTATATTGAATTTTTAAGAGATATTGGCATTCATTTTTCTATTAATCGTATGTTAAGTTTTGAAACTTATAAAAGAAGGTTAGATTTTGGACTTTCATTTATTGAGTTTAATTATCAGCTTTTGCAGTCTTATGATTATTATATGCTTAATAAAATTAAAAATTGTCGACTTCAAATTGGTGGCGATGATCAATGGGGCAATATTGTCTCAGGTATTGACTTGATTAAAAGAAAAGCTGGAGTGGAGGCTTTTGGACTTACATTTCCATTAATTACAAGAAGTGATGGGAAAAAGATGGGTAAATCAGAAAAAGGTGCTGTTTATCTTGATTCTAGTCTTTACAGTATTTATGATTTTTATCAGTATTTTAGAAATACTTCAGATTCTGATGTGAAAACTTTTTTATATCTTTTTACTTTTTTAGAAGAAGATAAGATTGAATTAATTTCAAATTTTAACGGGAATTCTTTAAATAAAGCCAAAGAGATTTTAGCTTTTGAGATAACTAAAATTGTTCATGGAGAAGCAGAAGCTTTGAAAGTTCAAGAGGCATCTTTTGCTGCATTTAGAGGGAAAGGAGATAGAAGTAATATTCCATTTTTTAAATTTAGCTTTTCTAGCTTAGAAGAGGTGGTATTATTGATTGATTTAATGCTAGATTCAAAGATTGTGCCTAGCAAGTCAGAAGGCAGAAGATTAATTAATTCTGGAGGGGTTTATATCAATGGTAAAAGGGTAGAAAATCCAAGCCATTGTCTTACTAGAGAAGATTTTAATAACAATGAAATTGAATTAAGAGTGGGCAAAAAAAAAATTTTACGAATTGTTTTATAG
- a CDS encoding AAA family ATPase, with product MYDRRALNCLFFNTFLFFMESKHLVFTEEHIFYGLIKSHKIKELLDLCTIDFYKLNKQLEEFFSKLPLRDKYIPDYISSMDYLYEDIISALFFYKKPYKIQEKDLLWVLVRKRKNSILDTLLNSGFNLTIFDKLIEVHDYLALNTKSNSGYDSELIAEYIHNNAPKSKGGFHIFDDNRDKLDRNNIFLENKDSVGNFLTNVIDSLDLNYNPLIGRNQELSRLIQVILRKHKSNPILFGEPGVGKTVLIQGLAYKIKTENVPKDLIGYEIYSLDIGRLISGTKYRGDLESRMNRVLDFLNSRKKVILFIDEIHMIVGAGATSFGSMDISNLLKPILTLGKIKFIGATTEYEYRKFFLKDKALMRRFQSIELKEPNFEDTYNILQEIKKDYERHHNVEYTDEAIQACIIMSQKYIKDRFLPDKAFDILDELGSKFKLENIKRVITKDDVCDLIKSIVGSNIFNFEEYNSELLINLENRIKKELIIDDSLVFDLILNLKLLKFNLLTNRSTIGIFAFIGASGVGKCKLTDILSEELKIPKFNINMSEYSDFNSFDRLIGPVLSNDGYYESTRFFKFLNKSSNSIIFLSDFDKCNKRVLEFFLEGFKTGKLFDGLGKKVSLSESLIVISVNVESNELNSIGFKNKSTDGNDFNLILEKRFSNEFLELIDCMFVFKSIDELDFEKIIFNELNRFARILRDRKFDIFFEKSVVDYIREKIYGKGYGLKSVKKFIFKEVGKLLIDEILFKKIENSGKIKIYLDETIKYEFL from the coding sequence ATGTATGACCGAAGAGCTTTAAATTGTTTGTTTTTTAACACATTTTTGTTTTTTATGGAGTCTAAGCATCTTGTTTTTACAGAAGAGCACATTTTTTATGGGTTGATTAAAAGTCATAAAATCAAAGAACTGCTTGATTTATGTACAATTGACTTTTATAAACTTAATAAACAGTTAGAAGAATTTTTTAGCAAACTTCCCTTAAGAGACAAATATATCCCAGATTATATTTCTAGTATGGATTATTTGTATGAGGACATAATCAGTGCTCTTTTTTTTTATAAAAAACCTTATAAAATACAAGAAAAAGATTTATTATGGGTGCTTGTCAGAAAAAGAAAAAATAGCATTTTAGATACGTTACTTAACTCTGGTTTTAATTTGACTATTTTTGACAAACTTATTGAAGTTCATGATTATTTAGCTTTAAATACTAAATCCAATTCAGGTTATGATAGTGAATTAATTGCAGAATATATTCATAATAATGCGCCAAAAAGTAAAGGAGGCTTTCATATTTTTGATGATAATCGTGATAAGTTGGATCGAAATAACATTTTCTTAGAAAATAAAGATTCTGTTGGTAATTTTTTAACAAACGTTATTGATTCTTTAGATTTAAATTACAATCCTTTAATTGGTAGAAATCAAGAGTTGTCTCGGTTGATTCAGGTAATACTTAGGAAGCATAAAAGTAACCCTATTTTATTTGGAGAACCTGGTGTTGGAAAAACAGTATTAATCCAAGGTCTTGCATATAAAATAAAAACGGAGAATGTTCCAAAAGATTTAATAGGATATGAAATCTATTCTCTTGATATTGGTAGGCTTATTTCGGGGACTAAATATAGGGGAGATCTTGAGAGTAGAATGAACAGGGTTTTAGATTTTTTAAACTCAAGAAAAAAAGTCATACTTTTTATTGATGAGATCCATATGATAGTAGGGGCAGGAGCCACTTCATTTGGCAGTATGGATATTTCTAATTTATTAAAGCCCATTCTTACTTTGGGGAAAATTAAATTTATTGGAGCTACTACAGAATATGAATATAGAAAATTTTTTTTAAAAGATAAGGCTTTAATGAGAAGGTTTCAGAGCATAGAGCTTAAAGAGCCTAATTTTGAGGACACCTATAATATTTTACAGGAAATTAAAAAAGATTATGAGAGACATCACAATGTGGAATATACAGATGAAGCAATACAAGCTTGTATTATTATGTCTCAAAAATATATTAAAGATAGATTTCTTCCAGACAAAGCTTTTGATATTTTAGATGAACTGGGTTCTAAGTTTAAGCTTGAAAACATAAAAAGGGTCATAACAAAAGACGATGTTTGTGATCTAATTAAGTCTATTGTTGGCTCTAATATTTTTAATTTTGAAGAGTATAATAGCGAATTGCTAATTAATTTAGAAAATAGAATAAAAAAAGAACTTATTATAGATGATAGTTTGGTATTTGATTTGATATTAAATTTAAAATTATTAAAATTTAATTTACTTACCAATAGAAGCACTATTGGTATATTTGCCTTTATTGGTGCTTCTGGAGTGGGAAAATGCAAATTGACTGATATCTTATCAGAAGAGCTTAAAATTCCGAAATTTAATATTAATATGAGTGAGTATAGTGATTTTAATTCTTTTGATAGATTAATTGGTCCTGTTTTAAGTAATGATGGGTATTATGAATCTACTAGATTTTTCAAATTTTTGAATAAATCTTCTAATTCTATTATTTTCCTGTCAGATTTTGATAAATGTAATAAAAGGGTTTTAGAATTTTTTTTAGAAGGGTTTAAAACTGGCAAACTTTTTGATGGTCTTGGGAAAAAGGTAAGCTTATCGGAAAGTTTAATAGTAATAAGTGTCAATGTTGAGAGTAATGAGCTTAATAGTATCGGCTTTAAAAATAAATCGACAGATGGAAATGATTTTAATCTTATATTAGAGAAGAGATTTTCTAATGAATTTTTAGAGTTAATAGATTGTATGTTTGTATTTAAATCTATTGATGAGTTAGATTTTGAAAAAATCATTTTTAATGAGCTTAATCGTTTTGCTAGAATATTGAGAGATAGAAAGTTTGATATTTTTTTTGAAAAAAGTGTTGTTGATTATATTCGGGAAAAGATTTATGGAAAGGGTTACGGATTGAAAAGTGTTAAAAAATTTATATTCAAAGAAGTGGGGAAGCTTTTAATAGACGAAATTCTTTTTAAGAAAATTGAAAATTCTGGTAAAATAAAAATCTATTTAGATGAAACAATAAAATATGAGTTTTTATAA
- a CDS encoding NAD(P)H-dependent glycerol-3-phosphate dehydrogenase: MKISVIGAGAWGTAIAKSLADKFDFNIFLWSFEEDVKNSINNDNINDKYLKGIKLPKNLVASSDLFEVVSMSDYIFIVTPSLFTVDILKKLDEFFNSLEVKPKLAILTKGFVTFNGKTQTLVEAAERVMKGYKDKITYIVGPSHAEEVGLGVITGLVAASNNKENAYLFINLFAQTPISLFYSNDIFGVQIAAALKNVFAIAFGILDAYKLNYPNLIGSNTESFLFSISLNDIKDIAIELGGRNIETFLFLSGSGDLDVTCRSMFGRNRRFGNEIVSKNILGSFFSIDDLINNIEKIGYLPEGVLAAKSIFSLLKELNRDLNPNSLLSVIYKILNKELGSESVIEYMRGRY; this comes from the coding sequence ATGAAAATATCAGTAATAGGAGCGGGTGCTTGGGGAACAGCTATTGCGAAGTCTTTGGCAGATAAATTTGATTTTAATATTTTTTTATGGTCTTTTGAAGAAGATGTTAAGAATAGTATTAATAATGATAATATTAATGATAAATATTTAAAAGGAATTAAATTGCCAAAAAATTTAGTTGCAAGTTCAGATTTGTTTGAAGTTGTATCGATGTCTGATTATATTTTCATTGTAACGCCGTCTCTTTTTACTGTTGATATTTTGAAAAAATTGGATGAATTTTTTAATTCTTTAGAGGTAAAGCCAAAATTAGCAATACTTACAAAAGGGTTTGTTACTTTTAATGGGAAAACTCAGACGCTTGTTGAAGCTGCTGAGAGAGTTATGAAAGGATATAAAGATAAAATTACTTATATTGTTGGTCCAAGTCATGCTGAGGAAGTTGGACTTGGTGTGATAACAGGACTTGTTGCGGCTAGCAATAACAAAGAAAATGCATATTTGTTTATTAATTTATTTGCTCAAACCCCAATTTCTTTGTTTTATAGTAATGATATTTTTGGGGTACAAATAGCAGCGGCATTAAAAAATGTATTTGCAATTGCATTTGGAATTTTAGATGCGTATAAATTGAATTATCCTAATTTAATAGGGAGTAATACAGAATCATTTTTATTTTCAATATCTTTAAATGATATAAAGGATATTGCAATTGAGCTTGGGGGAAGAAATATTGAAACATTTTTATTTTTGTCTGGTTCTGGCGATTTAGATGTTACTTGTAGAAGCATGTTTGGAAGAAATAGACGATTTGGTAATGAAATTGTTAGTAAAAACATTTTAGGAAGTTTTTTTAGTATAGATGATTTGATAAATAATATTGAAAAAATTGGATATTTACCAGAAGGAGTTCTGGCTGCTAAATCAATTTTTTCTCTTTTAAAAGAATTAAATCGTGATCTCAATCCTAATAGCTTGTTAAGTGTTATATATAAAATTTTAAATAAAGAGCTGGGGTCTGAATCTGTTATTGAGTATATGAGAGGAAGGTATTAG
- a CDS encoding PTS transporter subunit EIIB — MVDSEKTNKIKVAEHIVECFGGIKNIKNINKDITRIKILVDSNSLVKRDDLTKNDNIIGTIKSNELTEVVMNFEIIEDVYNKILYMMNDQKQ, encoded by the coding sequence ATGGTAGATTCAGAAAAAACAAATAAAATCAAAGTAGCAGAGCATATTGTAGAATGCTTTGGAGGAATTAAAAATATTAAAAATATAAACAAAGACATAACTAGAATAAAAATTCTAGTAGATAGTAATTCTTTAGTCAAAAGAGACGATTTAACAAAAAATGACAACATAATAGGAACTATTAAATCTAATGAACTTACAGAAGTTGTAATGAATTTTGAAATAATCGAAGATGTTTATAATAAAATTTTATATATGATGAATGATCAAAAACAATAA